From Phragmites australis chromosome 5, lpPhrAust1.1, whole genome shotgun sequence, a single genomic window includes:
- the LOC133918617 gene encoding uncharacterized protein LOC133918617 isoform X4: protein MDHPWRFPAGADLCPVCSARHFPFCPPPPLPPHPFPYDLHPPPPPPPLQYQPPFHPPPPPPMWGPPAPGPQPYELPDREGPHKRMRVGETPPFDPYDAAPPPPPAPPGRASVEGDRLLGLIRDHGHPRLPASPPTQWHGEPYPPDGFSYGGGRGYPSPYAQGADFVNFDHAGRFPPPVPMHDRHNGFSRGFVPGGGPRENYFDSDHYYHQFHREALPGALPLPQYAEAGNPYDSHAWHPEAGAVLPPPEPPFPSHPDYRAMPPRPTANSMLFPVLSGSPATAARPPSAHTLHQAHPMPNVNCYDGHINDEGSGLIYRPQSEQHLIDGRPTSTHHSLDNSKVTIINACDLFKQPLRSSRPDHIVIILRGLPGSGKSYLAKALRDLEVENGANAPRIHSMDDYFMIEVEKKVEDSEGSKSSSASKGRRRLTKKVIEYCYEPEMEETYRSSMLKAFKKTLDEGNFTFVIVDDRNLRVADFAQFWATAKKSGYEVYLLEAPYKDPTGCAARNVHGLTLDDIKKMAADWEEAPPLYLQLDIHVDMDTDDVDDANDTTTSLTAENSQKAIQEPQHNESYEGSSKPGDKWNSEDLDGFKELVKSKWSKDFEEDTVKPENAEGNTHALFGLAQTYGTRRKCVSWGDRLEKGGFSIAATKRKLTSSLIIGPGSGYNLVSNPLAEGNSTGMKGKTNNETKKRFSEQLRDEGESFRAAFDKRKQRIGVFENGGNE from the exons ATGGACCATCCGTGGCGCTTCCCCGCCGGCGCCGACCTCTGCCCCGTCTGCTCCGCGCGCCACTTCCCCTTCTGCCCGCCTCCGCCCCTCCCGCCCCACCCCTTCCCGTACGATCtccacccgccgccgcctcctcccccgctGCAGTATCAGCCCCCTttccacccgccgccgccgccgccgatgtgGGGCCCTCCGGCTCCGGGGCCGCAACCCTACGAGCTCCCCGACAGGGAGGGGCCCCACAAGCGGATGCGCGTCGGCGAGACGCCCCCGTTCGATCCATACGACGCCgcgcctccaccgccaccggcGCCGCCGGGAAGGGCTTCCGTGGAGGGCGATCGGCTGCTCGGCTTGATCCGGGATCATGGCCACCCTCGGCTGCCTGCATCGCCGCCGACGCAGTGGCATGGCGAGCCGTACCCACCTGACGGCTTCAGTTACGGAGGAGGTAGAGGTTATCCTTCTCCATACGCACAAGGGGCTGATTTTGTGAATTTCGACCACGCCGGAAGGTTTCCACCTCCAGTGCCGATGCACGATAGGCATAATGGCTTTAGTCGAGGTTTTGTGCCAGGAGGAGGGCCTCGCGAGAATTATTTTGACAGCGATCACTATTACCATCAGTTCCACCGTGAGGCATTGCCTGGTGCGCTGCCACTACCTCAATATGCTGAAGCAGGCAACCCCTATGATTCCCATGCTTGGCATCCTGAGGCGGGTGCTGTGCTGCCACCACCAGAGCCTCCATTTCCTTCACACCCGGATTATCGTGCCATGCCACCTCGGCCGACTGCAAATTCGATGTTGTTTCCTGTCCTTTCTGGTTCTCCAGCCACAGCAGCTCGTCCACCTAGTGCACATACCTTGCATCAAGCACACCCGATGCCAAATGTAAACTGTTATGACGGACACATCAACGATGAG GGTTCAGGTTTGATTTATCGACCACAATCAGAGCAGCACTTGATAGATGGAAGGCCGACCAGTACACACCATTCTCTGGACAATTCCAAAGTCACAATCATCAATGCTTGCGATTTGTTCAAGCAACCCCTTCGTTCTTCACGCCCTGACCATATAGTTATCATTCTCCGAGGGCTTCCAG GTAGTGGAAAGAGCTATCTGGCAAAGGCATTGCGTGATCTTGAAGTTGAGAATGGTGCAAATGCACCTAGAATCCACTCAATGGATGATTATTTCATGATTGAAGTTGAGAAG AAAGTTGAAGACAGTGAAGGATCTAAATCTTCTAGTGCATCAAAAGGGAGGAGGCGGTTGACCAAGAAAGTGATCGAATACTGTTATGAGCCGGAAATGGAGGAG ACTTACAGGTCAAGCATGTTAAAGGCATTCAAGAAGACCCTCGATGAAGGAAATTTTACATTTGTGATTG TGGATGACCGCAATCTGCGGGTAGCTGATTTTGCTCAATTTTGGGCAACTGCGAAG AAATCAggctatgaggtgtacttgctGGAGGCACCATACAAGGATCCAACG GGCTGTGCTGCGAGGAATGTGCATGGACTTACATTGGATGATATAAAAAAGATGGCAGCAGACTGGGAGGAGGCTCCACCACTATATCTGCAGCTAGATATACAT GTAGATATGGATACAGACGATGTTgatgatgctaatgacacaaCAACTAGCCTCACTGCTGAAAACTCACAGAAGGCTATACAGGAGCCACAACATAATGAATCATATGAAG GATCCTCAAAGCCAGGGGATAAGTGGAACTCAGAAGATCTGGATGGCTTCAAAGAGCTAGTGAAGAGTAAATGGTCAAAAGATTTTGAGGAGGACACTGTGAAGCCTGAAAATGCAGAGGGAAATACACATGCTCTTTTTGGCCTGGCTCAGACATATGGCACTCGTCGCAAATGTGTCAGTTGGGGTGATCGG CTTGAAAAGGGTGGGTTTTCCATTGCTGCAACTAAAAGAAAACTCACTTCGTCGTTAATCATAGGGCCTGGATCAGGGTATAATTTG GTCTCCAACCCCTTGGCTGAAGGTAATTCCACAGGGATGAAAGGGAAGACCAACAACGAGACCAAGAAAAGGTTCAGTGAGCAACTTCGTGATGAAGGTGAATCCTTCAGAGCAGCTTTTGACAAGAGAAAGCAGCGCATTGGAGTTTTCGAGAATGGAGGCAATGAGTAA
- the LOC133918618 gene encoding pentatricopeptide repeat-containing protein At2g02750, with product MAGNLSGAAATPWKRLRKLVSDGRYSEALLSYSRGHASGLRPGAFTFPCLLKSCAELKATPAALQLHAQLAKSGLSSCPYAATALTSTYARLGRLRDARRVFDEMPERTVPCFNALVAGLAQRGEAGEARRVFRLLLREEGLLLSSVTVASVLPACAGVEQGEQLHGLVVKTGDCLDRYVATALITMYLDCGGVSSARRVLEFMVDKGVESYNAMASGLLRNGEHSMALGTIKEMVFEFSEEPNETTLLVILSACSSMSVLLHGKEAHCYVLKRGMDCNIKIGTALVDMYSKCGSLECAYLVFSVMKVRNLVSWNTMISSFLIHEKLADALGLFEQLRLKGFDPDSITCGLMINGLAHHGRFADVFSFFCKMRLEGVSCASLETMTSLLNACSAMSDIQSGKVIYCHVIRTMQDFEDDVFQTTVIDMFMSCGCDLYAGRVFDKIKRTLTDPVVWNAMISGYGKCGKNDLALQTFNEMLEQQVQPNSATFLCALSACSHAGLVQKAMHMYQMMEIMYKINPTVEHLSVMVDLFCRAGKIYEAYDLLLKHPNAPASMWYSFLGACRNCCNVHLGEIAATKLYDLDPTSITPWVILSNIYAAQDRWSEVERLRELMLDKSLSKVSAYSELV from the coding sequence ATGGCCGGCAATCTCTCCGGGGCCGCCGCCACGCCATGGAAGCGGCTCCGCAAGCTCGTCTCCGACGGCCGCTACAGTGAAGCTCTACTCTCCTACTCTCGCGGCCATGCGTCCGGCCTCCGCCCAGGCGCCTTCACCTTCCCGTGCCTCCTCAAGTCCTGCGCCGAGCTGAAGGCCACCCCCGCCGCGCTCCAGCTCCACGCGCAACTCGCCAAGTCGGGCCTCTCCTCCTGCCCGTACGCGGCCACAGCCCTGACGAGCACCTACGCGCGGCTCGGGCGCCTCCGGGACGCGCGCAgggtgttcgacgaaatgccggAACGAACGGTCCCGTGCTTTAACGCGCTCGTGGCCGGACTCGCGCAGCGGGGGGAGGCCGGCGAGGCGAGGCGCGTGTTCAGGCTCCTCCTCCGGGAAGAAGGGCTGCTGCTGAGCTCAGTCACCGTTGCAAGCGTGCTGCCTGCTTGTGCTGGGGTCGAGCAGGGGGAGCAGCTGCATGGACTTGTGGTGAAGACTGGGGATTGTTTGGATCGCTATGTTGCGACGGCACTCATCACAATGTACTTGGATTGTGGGGGTGTAAGCTCGGCGAGGAGGGTTCTTGAGTTCATGGTGGACAAGGGTGTCGAGAGTTACAATGCCATGGCTTCCGGATTGTTGAGGAATGGTGAACACTCCATGGCTCTGGGTACTATCAAGGAAATGGTATTTGAGTTCAGTGAAGAACCTAATGAGACGACTTTGCTGGTAATCCTCTCAGCGTGCTCTAGTATGTCAGTGTTGTTACATGGTAAAGAGGCCCATTGCTATGTCCTGAAGCGAGGGATGGATTGTAACATTAAGATTGGGACCGCACTTGTTGACATGTACTCGAAGTGTGGATCCTTGGAGTGTGCTTACCTGGTTTTCTCAGTCATGAAGGTGCGGAACTTGGTGTCTTGGAATACCATGATCTCCAGTTTTCTGATACACGAGAAGCTCGCAGATGCCTTGGGGTTGTTTGAACAGCTAAGGTTGAAAGGATTCGATCCTGACAGCATTACATGTGGTTTGATGATTAATGGGCTTGCACATCATGGGAGGTTCGCTGACGTCTTCTCATTTTTCTGCAAGATGCGATTGGAGGGAGTGTCATGTGCAAGTCTGGAAACCATGACAAGTTTGTTGAATGCTTGTTCAGCCATGTCAGATATCCAGAGTGGGAAGGTGATTTATTGCCATGTAATTCGAACAATGCAAGACTTTGAGGATGATGTTTTCCAGACAACAGTGATTGATATGTTTATGAGCTGTGGATGTGACTTGTATGCTGGCAGAGTATTTGATAAAATCAAGAGGACATTGACTGATCCAGTTGTGTGGAATGCAATGATTTCTGGTTATGGGAAGTGTGGGAAAAACGATTTAGCATTGCAAACCTTCAATGAGATGCTTGAGCAGCAAGTGCAGCCCAACTCCGCCACCTTCTTGTGTGCTCTTTCAGCCTGTAGTCACGCTGGATTAGTCCAAAAAGCAATGCATATGTACCAAATGATGGAGATTATGTACAAGATCAACCCAACTGTTGAACATTTGAGCGTCATGGTTGATCTTTTTTGCCGTGCTGGAAAGATATATGAAGCTTATGATCTATTACTGAAACATCCTAATGCACCAGCTTCAATGTGGTATTCTTTCCTTGGTGCGTGTAGAAACTGCTGTAATGTGCATCTTGGTGAAATAGCAGCGACAAAGCTTTATGATTTGGACCCTACGAGCATAACTCCATGGGTAATTTTATCCAACATATATGCTGCACAAGATCGATGGAGTGAAGTGGAGAGATTGAGGGAACTGATGTTAGACAAGAGCCTCTCCAAAGTTTCAGCCTATAGTGAACTTGTATGA
- the LOC133918617 gene encoding uncharacterized protein LOC133918617 isoform X3, with translation MDHPWRFPAGADLCPVCSARHFPFCPPPPLPPHPFPYDLHPPPPPPPLQYQPPFHPPPPPPMWGPPAPGPQPYELPDREGPHKRMRVGETPPFDPYDAAPPPPPAPPGRASVEGDRLLGLIRDHGHPRLPASPPTQWHGEPYPPDGFSYGGGRGYPSPYAQGADFVNFDHAGRFPPPVPMHDRHNGFSRGFVPGGGPRENYFDSDHYYHQFHREALPGALPLPQYAEAGNPYDSHAWHPEAGAVLPPPEPPFPSHPDYRAMPPRPTANSMLFPVLSGSPATAARPPSAHTLHQAHPMPNVNCYDGHINDEGSGLIYRPQSEQHLIDGRPTSTHHSLDNSKVTIINACDLFKQPLRSSRPDHIVIILRGLPGSGKSYLAKALRDLEVENGANAPRIHSMDDYFMIEVEKKVEDSEGSKSSSASKGRRRLTKKVIEYCYEPEMEETYRSSMLKAFKKTLDEGNFTFVIVDDRNLRVADFAQFWATAKKSGYEVYLLEAPYKDPTGCAARNVHGLTLDDIKKMAADWEEAPPLYLQLDIHVDMDTDDVDDANDTTTSLTAENSQKAIQEPQHNESYEVCAGSSKPGDKWNSEDLDGFKELVKSKWSKDFEEDTVKPENAEGNTHALFGLAQTYGTRRKCVSWGDRLEKGGFSIAATKRKLTSSLIIGPGSGYNLVSNPLAEGNSTGMKGKTNNETKKRFSEQLRDEGESFRAAFDKRKQRIGVFENGGNE, from the exons ATGGACCATCCGTGGCGCTTCCCCGCCGGCGCCGACCTCTGCCCCGTCTGCTCCGCGCGCCACTTCCCCTTCTGCCCGCCTCCGCCCCTCCCGCCCCACCCCTTCCCGTACGATCtccacccgccgccgcctcctcccccgctGCAGTATCAGCCCCCTttccacccgccgccgccgccgccgatgtgGGGCCCTCCGGCTCCGGGGCCGCAACCCTACGAGCTCCCCGACAGGGAGGGGCCCCACAAGCGGATGCGCGTCGGCGAGACGCCCCCGTTCGATCCATACGACGCCgcgcctccaccgccaccggcGCCGCCGGGAAGGGCTTCCGTGGAGGGCGATCGGCTGCTCGGCTTGATCCGGGATCATGGCCACCCTCGGCTGCCTGCATCGCCGCCGACGCAGTGGCATGGCGAGCCGTACCCACCTGACGGCTTCAGTTACGGAGGAGGTAGAGGTTATCCTTCTCCATACGCACAAGGGGCTGATTTTGTGAATTTCGACCACGCCGGAAGGTTTCCACCTCCAGTGCCGATGCACGATAGGCATAATGGCTTTAGTCGAGGTTTTGTGCCAGGAGGAGGGCCTCGCGAGAATTATTTTGACAGCGATCACTATTACCATCAGTTCCACCGTGAGGCATTGCCTGGTGCGCTGCCACTACCTCAATATGCTGAAGCAGGCAACCCCTATGATTCCCATGCTTGGCATCCTGAGGCGGGTGCTGTGCTGCCACCACCAGAGCCTCCATTTCCTTCACACCCGGATTATCGTGCCATGCCACCTCGGCCGACTGCAAATTCGATGTTGTTTCCTGTCCTTTCTGGTTCTCCAGCCACAGCAGCTCGTCCACCTAGTGCACATACCTTGCATCAAGCACACCCGATGCCAAATGTAAACTGTTATGACGGACACATCAACGATGAG GGTTCAGGTTTGATTTATCGACCACAATCAGAGCAGCACTTGATAGATGGAAGGCCGACCAGTACACACCATTCTCTGGACAATTCCAAAGTCACAATCATCAATGCTTGCGATTTGTTCAAGCAACCCCTTCGTTCTTCACGCCCTGACCATATAGTTATCATTCTCCGAGGGCTTCCAG GTAGTGGAAAGAGCTATCTGGCAAAGGCATTGCGTGATCTTGAAGTTGAGAATGGTGCAAATGCACCTAGAATCCACTCAATGGATGATTATTTCATGATTGAAGTTGAGAAG AAAGTTGAAGACAGTGAAGGATCTAAATCTTCTAGTGCATCAAAAGGGAGGAGGCGGTTGACCAAGAAAGTGATCGAATACTGTTATGAGCCGGAAATGGAGGAG ACTTACAGGTCAAGCATGTTAAAGGCATTCAAGAAGACCCTCGATGAAGGAAATTTTACATTTGTGATTG TGGATGACCGCAATCTGCGGGTAGCTGATTTTGCTCAATTTTGGGCAACTGCGAAG AAATCAggctatgaggtgtacttgctGGAGGCACCATACAAGGATCCAACG GGCTGTGCTGCGAGGAATGTGCATGGACTTACATTGGATGATATAAAAAAGATGGCAGCAGACTGGGAGGAGGCTCCACCACTATATCTGCAGCTAGATATACAT GTAGATATGGATACAGACGATGTTgatgatgctaatgacacaaCAACTAGCCTCACTGCTGAAAACTCACAGAAGGCTATACAGGAGCCACAACATAATGAATCATATGAAG TTTGTGCAGGATCCTCAAAGCCAGGGGATAAGTGGAACTCAGAAGATCTGGATGGCTTCAAAGAGCTAGTGAAGAGTAAATGGTCAAAAGATTTTGAGGAGGACACTGTGAAGCCTGAAAATGCAGAGGGAAATACACATGCTCTTTTTGGCCTGGCTCAGACATATGGCACTCGTCGCAAATGTGTCAGTTGGGGTGATCGG CTTGAAAAGGGTGGGTTTTCCATTGCTGCAACTAAAAGAAAACTCACTTCGTCGTTAATCATAGGGCCTGGATCAGGGTATAATTTG GTCTCCAACCCCTTGGCTGAAGGTAATTCCACAGGGATGAAAGGGAAGACCAACAACGAGACCAAGAAAAGGTTCAGTGAGCAACTTCGTGATGAAGGTGAATCCTTCAGAGCAGCTTTTGACAAGAGAAAGCAGCGCATTGGAGTTTTCGAGAATGGAGGCAATGAGTAA
- the LOC133918617 gene encoding uncharacterized protein LOC133918617 isoform X1 — MDHPWRFPAGADLCPVCSARHFPFCPPPPLPPHPFPYDLHPPPPPPPLQYQPPFHPPPPPPMWGPPAPGPQPYELPDREGPHKRMRVGETPPFDPYDAAPPPPPAPPGRASVEGDRLLGLIRDHGHPRLPASPPTQWHGEPYPPDGFSYGGGRGYPSPYAQGADFVNFDHAGRFPPPVPMHDRHNGFSRGFVPGGGPRENYFDSDHYYHQFHREALPGALPLPQYAEAGNPYDSHAWHPEAGAVLPPPEPPFPSHPDYRAMPPRPTANSMLFPVLSGSPATAARPPSAHTLHQAHPMPNVNCYDGHINDEGSGLIYRPQSEQHLIDGRPTSTHHSLDNSKVTIINACDLFKQPLRSSRPDHIVIILRGLPGSGKSYLAKALRDLEVENGANAPRIHSMDDYFMIEVEKKVEDSEGSKSSSASKGRRRLTKKVIEYCYEPEMEETYRSSMLKAFKKTLDEGNFTFVIVDDRNLRVADFAQFWATAKKSGYEVYLLEAPYKDPTGCAARNVHGLTLDDIKKMAADWEEAPPLYLQLDIHSLFHDDNFCGHSIQEVDMDTDDVDDANDTTTSLTAENSQKAIQEPQHNESYEVCAGSSKPGDKWNSEDLDGFKELVKSKWSKDFEEDTVKPENAEGNTHALFGLAQTYGTRRKCVSWGDRLEKGGFSIAATKRKLTSSLIIGPGSGYNLVSNPLAEGNSTGMKGKTNNETKKRFSEQLRDEGESFRAAFDKRKQRIGVFENGGNE, encoded by the exons ATGGACCATCCGTGGCGCTTCCCCGCCGGCGCCGACCTCTGCCCCGTCTGCTCCGCGCGCCACTTCCCCTTCTGCCCGCCTCCGCCCCTCCCGCCCCACCCCTTCCCGTACGATCtccacccgccgccgcctcctcccccgctGCAGTATCAGCCCCCTttccacccgccgccgccgccgccgatgtgGGGCCCTCCGGCTCCGGGGCCGCAACCCTACGAGCTCCCCGACAGGGAGGGGCCCCACAAGCGGATGCGCGTCGGCGAGACGCCCCCGTTCGATCCATACGACGCCgcgcctccaccgccaccggcGCCGCCGGGAAGGGCTTCCGTGGAGGGCGATCGGCTGCTCGGCTTGATCCGGGATCATGGCCACCCTCGGCTGCCTGCATCGCCGCCGACGCAGTGGCATGGCGAGCCGTACCCACCTGACGGCTTCAGTTACGGAGGAGGTAGAGGTTATCCTTCTCCATACGCACAAGGGGCTGATTTTGTGAATTTCGACCACGCCGGAAGGTTTCCACCTCCAGTGCCGATGCACGATAGGCATAATGGCTTTAGTCGAGGTTTTGTGCCAGGAGGAGGGCCTCGCGAGAATTATTTTGACAGCGATCACTATTACCATCAGTTCCACCGTGAGGCATTGCCTGGTGCGCTGCCACTACCTCAATATGCTGAAGCAGGCAACCCCTATGATTCCCATGCTTGGCATCCTGAGGCGGGTGCTGTGCTGCCACCACCAGAGCCTCCATTTCCTTCACACCCGGATTATCGTGCCATGCCACCTCGGCCGACTGCAAATTCGATGTTGTTTCCTGTCCTTTCTGGTTCTCCAGCCACAGCAGCTCGTCCACCTAGTGCACATACCTTGCATCAAGCACACCCGATGCCAAATGTAAACTGTTATGACGGACACATCAACGATGAG GGTTCAGGTTTGATTTATCGACCACAATCAGAGCAGCACTTGATAGATGGAAGGCCGACCAGTACACACCATTCTCTGGACAATTCCAAAGTCACAATCATCAATGCTTGCGATTTGTTCAAGCAACCCCTTCGTTCTTCACGCCCTGACCATATAGTTATCATTCTCCGAGGGCTTCCAG GTAGTGGAAAGAGCTATCTGGCAAAGGCATTGCGTGATCTTGAAGTTGAGAATGGTGCAAATGCACCTAGAATCCACTCAATGGATGATTATTTCATGATTGAAGTTGAGAAG AAAGTTGAAGACAGTGAAGGATCTAAATCTTCTAGTGCATCAAAAGGGAGGAGGCGGTTGACCAAGAAAGTGATCGAATACTGTTATGAGCCGGAAATGGAGGAG ACTTACAGGTCAAGCATGTTAAAGGCATTCAAGAAGACCCTCGATGAAGGAAATTTTACATTTGTGATTG TGGATGACCGCAATCTGCGGGTAGCTGATTTTGCTCAATTTTGGGCAACTGCGAAG AAATCAggctatgaggtgtacttgctGGAGGCACCATACAAGGATCCAACG GGCTGTGCTGCGAGGAATGTGCATGGACTTACATTGGATGATATAAAAAAGATGGCAGCAGACTGGGAGGAGGCTCCACCACTATATCTGCAGCTAGATATACAT TCATTGTTTCATGATGACAATTTCTGTGGCCATTCTATACAAGAG GTAGATATGGATACAGACGATGTTgatgatgctaatgacacaaCAACTAGCCTCACTGCTGAAAACTCACAGAAGGCTATACAGGAGCCACAACATAATGAATCATATGAAG TTTGTGCAGGATCCTCAAAGCCAGGGGATAAGTGGAACTCAGAAGATCTGGATGGCTTCAAAGAGCTAGTGAAGAGTAAATGGTCAAAAGATTTTGAGGAGGACACTGTGAAGCCTGAAAATGCAGAGGGAAATACACATGCTCTTTTTGGCCTGGCTCAGACATATGGCACTCGTCGCAAATGTGTCAGTTGGGGTGATCGG CTTGAAAAGGGTGGGTTTTCCATTGCTGCAACTAAAAGAAAACTCACTTCGTCGTTAATCATAGGGCCTGGATCAGGGTATAATTTG GTCTCCAACCCCTTGGCTGAAGGTAATTCCACAGGGATGAAAGGGAAGACCAACAACGAGACCAAGAAAAGGTTCAGTGAGCAACTTCGTGATGAAGGTGAATCCTTCAGAGCAGCTTTTGACAAGAGAAAGCAGCGCATTGGAGTTTTCGAGAATGGAGGCAATGAGTAA
- the LOC133918617 gene encoding uncharacterized protein LOC133918617 isoform X2: MDHPWRFPAGADLCPVCSARHFPFCPPPPLPPHPFPYDLHPPPPPPPLQYQPPFHPPPPPPMWGPPAPGPQPYELPDREGPHKRMRVGETPPFDPYDAAPPPPPAPPGRASVEGDRLLGLIRDHGHPRLPASPPTQWHGEPYPPDGFSYGGGRGYPSPYAQGADFVNFDHAGRFPPPVPMHDRHNGFSRGFVPGGGPRENYFDSDHYYHQFHREALPGALPLPQYAEAGNPYDSHAWHPEAGAVLPPPEPPFPSHPDYRAMPPRPTANSMLFPVLSGSPATAARPPSAHTLHQAHPMPNVNCYDGHINDEGSGLIYRPQSEQHLIDGRPTSTHHSLDNSKVTIINACDLFKQPLRSSRPDHIVIILRGLPGSGKSYLAKALRDLEVENGANAPRIHSMDDYFMIEVEKKVEDSEGSKSSSASKGRRRLTKKVIEYCYEPEMEETYRSSMLKAFKKTLDEGNFTFVIVDDRNLRVADFAQFWATAKKSGYEVYLLEAPYKDPTGCAARNVHGLTLDDIKKMAADWEEAPPLYLQLDIHSLFHDDNFCGHSIQEVDMDTDDVDDANDTTTSLTAENSQKAIQEPQHNESYEGSSKPGDKWNSEDLDGFKELVKSKWSKDFEEDTVKPENAEGNTHALFGLAQTYGTRRKCVSWGDRLEKGGFSIAATKRKLTSSLIIGPGSGYNLVSNPLAEGNSTGMKGKTNNETKKRFSEQLRDEGESFRAAFDKRKQRIGVFENGGNE, from the exons ATGGACCATCCGTGGCGCTTCCCCGCCGGCGCCGACCTCTGCCCCGTCTGCTCCGCGCGCCACTTCCCCTTCTGCCCGCCTCCGCCCCTCCCGCCCCACCCCTTCCCGTACGATCtccacccgccgccgcctcctcccccgctGCAGTATCAGCCCCCTttccacccgccgccgccgccgccgatgtgGGGCCCTCCGGCTCCGGGGCCGCAACCCTACGAGCTCCCCGACAGGGAGGGGCCCCACAAGCGGATGCGCGTCGGCGAGACGCCCCCGTTCGATCCATACGACGCCgcgcctccaccgccaccggcGCCGCCGGGAAGGGCTTCCGTGGAGGGCGATCGGCTGCTCGGCTTGATCCGGGATCATGGCCACCCTCGGCTGCCTGCATCGCCGCCGACGCAGTGGCATGGCGAGCCGTACCCACCTGACGGCTTCAGTTACGGAGGAGGTAGAGGTTATCCTTCTCCATACGCACAAGGGGCTGATTTTGTGAATTTCGACCACGCCGGAAGGTTTCCACCTCCAGTGCCGATGCACGATAGGCATAATGGCTTTAGTCGAGGTTTTGTGCCAGGAGGAGGGCCTCGCGAGAATTATTTTGACAGCGATCACTATTACCATCAGTTCCACCGTGAGGCATTGCCTGGTGCGCTGCCACTACCTCAATATGCTGAAGCAGGCAACCCCTATGATTCCCATGCTTGGCATCCTGAGGCGGGTGCTGTGCTGCCACCACCAGAGCCTCCATTTCCTTCACACCCGGATTATCGTGCCATGCCACCTCGGCCGACTGCAAATTCGATGTTGTTTCCTGTCCTTTCTGGTTCTCCAGCCACAGCAGCTCGTCCACCTAGTGCACATACCTTGCATCAAGCACACCCGATGCCAAATGTAAACTGTTATGACGGACACATCAACGATGAG GGTTCAGGTTTGATTTATCGACCACAATCAGAGCAGCACTTGATAGATGGAAGGCCGACCAGTACACACCATTCTCTGGACAATTCCAAAGTCACAATCATCAATGCTTGCGATTTGTTCAAGCAACCCCTTCGTTCTTCACGCCCTGACCATATAGTTATCATTCTCCGAGGGCTTCCAG GTAGTGGAAAGAGCTATCTGGCAAAGGCATTGCGTGATCTTGAAGTTGAGAATGGTGCAAATGCACCTAGAATCCACTCAATGGATGATTATTTCATGATTGAAGTTGAGAAG AAAGTTGAAGACAGTGAAGGATCTAAATCTTCTAGTGCATCAAAAGGGAGGAGGCGGTTGACCAAGAAAGTGATCGAATACTGTTATGAGCCGGAAATGGAGGAG ACTTACAGGTCAAGCATGTTAAAGGCATTCAAGAAGACCCTCGATGAAGGAAATTTTACATTTGTGATTG TGGATGACCGCAATCTGCGGGTAGCTGATTTTGCTCAATTTTGGGCAACTGCGAAG AAATCAggctatgaggtgtacttgctGGAGGCACCATACAAGGATCCAACG GGCTGTGCTGCGAGGAATGTGCATGGACTTACATTGGATGATATAAAAAAGATGGCAGCAGACTGGGAGGAGGCTCCACCACTATATCTGCAGCTAGATATACAT TCATTGTTTCATGATGACAATTTCTGTGGCCATTCTATACAAGAG GTAGATATGGATACAGACGATGTTgatgatgctaatgacacaaCAACTAGCCTCACTGCTGAAAACTCACAGAAGGCTATACAGGAGCCACAACATAATGAATCATATGAAG GATCCTCAAAGCCAGGGGATAAGTGGAACTCAGAAGATCTGGATGGCTTCAAAGAGCTAGTGAAGAGTAAATGGTCAAAAGATTTTGAGGAGGACACTGTGAAGCCTGAAAATGCAGAGGGAAATACACATGCTCTTTTTGGCCTGGCTCAGACATATGGCACTCGTCGCAAATGTGTCAGTTGGGGTGATCGG CTTGAAAAGGGTGGGTTTTCCATTGCTGCAACTAAAAGAAAACTCACTTCGTCGTTAATCATAGGGCCTGGATCAGGGTATAATTTG GTCTCCAACCCCTTGGCTGAAGGTAATTCCACAGGGATGAAAGGGAAGACCAACAACGAGACCAAGAAAAGGTTCAGTGAGCAACTTCGTGATGAAGGTGAATCCTTCAGAGCAGCTTTTGACAAGAGAAAGCAGCGCATTGGAGTTTTCGAGAATGGAGGCAATGAGTAA